In the genome of Dunckerocampus dactyliophorus isolate RoL2022-P2 chromosome 6, RoL_Ddac_1.1, whole genome shotgun sequence, one region contains:
- the tmem192 gene encoding transmembrane protein 192 isoform X1, with product MESKGTFNTAGSSVDMTRSDEESMVDGPLISADALHSAIRREFHTVPTAWHAALLSLLHVVFVVLSVCVAALCVLKLGREDVCTSVLGPVQGDSVVVFGKVGLWLLVLLFTWCVQHHHSRARCRGYLRFYRQTQGLKHLPLTVHSAGNVMLLVVMAARLSPTVHAYMLLSILALELLVALPCLLYYTGQLFYNFFLLLTSSPSQPKKRLAMFLTHTDSLCHNCNETSMQGGGPHLICLYFKTILLKIAEVQHWYSCTLLTDTASEAEAY from the exons ATGGAATCAAAAGGAActtttaatact GCAGGATCCTCAGTGGACATGACGCGCAGCGACGAGGAGTCCATGGTGGACGGACCTCTCATTTCGGCCGACGCCCTCCACTCCGCCATCAGGAGAGAGTTTCACACCGTACCGACGGCCTGGCACGCCGCCCTGCTCTCTCTGTTGCAC GTTGTGTTTGTGgtgctgtctgtgtgtgtggcggCGCTGTGTGTGCTGAAGTTGGGCCGGGAAGATGTTTGCACCAGTGTTTTGGGTCCGGTGCAGGGCGACAGCGTGGTAGTCTTTGGCAAGGTGGGCCTGTGGCTGCTGGTGCTCTTGTTCACCTGGTGCGTGCAGCACCATCACAGTCGGGCCCGGTGCAGAGGCTACCTGAGGTTCTACAGACAGACGCAGGGACTCAAGCACCTGCCTCTCACCGTCCACTCCGCAG gcAATGTGATGCTGTTGGTTGTCATGGCTGCGAGACTGTCACCCACTGTGCACGCCTACATGCTGCTCAGCATTCTGGCCTTGGAGCTTTTGGTGGCCTTGCCCTGCCTCCTCTATTACACAGGTCaacttttttacaatttttttttattgctgacTTCATCACCCTCGCAACCAAAAAAGCGCCTTGCAATGTTTTTAACGCATACAGATTCACTTTGCCATAACTGCAATGAAACCTCTATGCAGGGTGGTGGCCCACATCTAATTTGCTTATATTTTAAAACTATTctcttaaaaatagcagaggtACAACATTGGTATagctgcacattacttacagataCAGCCTCCGAGGCAGAAGCCTATTAA